The Halorussus gelatinilyticus genome contains the following window.
ACCGCCCAGCGTGGCGAACGCCGCCAGAAAGCTCCCGAACCCCGCGACGGTGAACGCGACGGCGACCGCCACGAACAGCGCGACCGCGCCCGCCGTCGTGGTCGCCAACTGCACGACCGCGGTGTCGAATCCGCGGGCCGACAGCGACCGCCCGACGAGCCGCACCAGCACGTAGCGGCCGAGGAGATAGACCACCGCGAACGCGACGACGAAGACGGCCACGTCCCAGAGCAGGTCGCCGAACTGAGCGAGGAACTCCTCGGTCGTGGTCGGCCACTCGAACTGCTGTAACGGAACCATCTCGTCCCAAGTCACCGACATTCGGTAAATGGATTCGGGCCGAAACGAGCGATTACGACCGGGAGCGGTCCGCACCGTTCGTCTCCTGCCGGCCGAGAATCCTCTGCTCGCCCGCGGTTGGCGGCGTTCGAAGACGCGCTCGGGACGCGCCGGCGATTCCGTTGCGTGAAACGGTCGTCGCCGTCCGAACGAGTGCTTGAAGCTTGCAACCGAAAGCAACGGATTTGGTCGCTTATCCCGCTCCCCGCGTTTGCTTTCGAAGCATGGTTCACGGCCACGGAGAGCGGAACATTTCTGACGAACAGCGCCGGGAGTTCCTCAAGGCACTCGGTGCCGGGGGCGCGGTCGCGGCCGGGGGCGCGACCCTCGGCGACGTCCGGGACGCAATCGAATCGGGAACGAGCGACGAACTCGCGTCCGTCGGCGAAGCCATCCGAAACGACTTGGCGGGGTCGCTCGACGCCGACCTGCTGGCGAAGGGACGCGCCGACCTCGCCGGTGCGGCGGCCGACCTGACCGCAGTACCCGACCGGGGAGTCCCCGGCATGAACGAGGGGCCGCGCGAGGAGTTCGCCGCGGTCGCGTCCGCCGCCCGCCCGACCTACGAACACCTCGGCGAAGTCGGCTTCTTCGAGAGCACGACCGAGCGACTGCCGGAGTTCGCGCCCGAGTACATCGAGGACAGCGTTCGCCGATTCGTCGTGAGCGACGGGGCGGCCACGCTGTCTGACCACGGCTTCTCCGAGCAGGAACTCGTAGACCTGCTGGCGACGGTGGTGGGCCACCGCGAGCGCATCGGCGAGCGCCACTGGGTCGCCACCGACCAACTCCCCCGCGAGCAGATGGAGATGGTCGAACACGTCCCCGCGATGACGAAGGCGGCCGCGGGCGGCGTCCTGCTCTGGTTGGAGGACTTGGACGAACACATCTGGACGAACGCGGTGTTACTGACCGACGACATCCTGGCCGACGCGGCGTGGGACGCCCGCGCGATGGCGGCCGGGTTCGACCTGATGGCCGACGGCGCGCGGCGCATCGCCGAAGCCGACGGTACGGGCGACGAGGAACTCGCGGGCTTGCTGTCGTCCGGGTTCGCGCTACAGACCATCGCGCAGAACCTGCTGCCCGAGGACGCCTACTGGATAGACGAGCAGGCCCGCGCCGAGCGAAACAACGACTTGGAGATTCCTAACTAACGATGCCCGCCGATATCGACCCCGAGAACGAGGAGATCGAACCGGAAGAGCGACCGCACTACATCGACACCGGGCCGGAGGCCCGCGGCGAGGACGAACACGTCCGCTTCATGCCGGAGTACGACACGGAGTTCGTCTTCGGCGGCGGCATCTCCGGGTGGCACGCGCGCCAGCCACAGCGGTTGGAGGGGCAGGTCAACCCGACCCTCAACCTGGAGGCCGGCAACCGGTACCGGGTCCGCTGGGAGAACATCGACGGCGCACCGCACAACTTCGTCATCCAGGACGCGGACGGCAACAGACTGGTGGGGACCGACGTGTACTCCTCGGAGGGCGCGACGGCTAACTTGGTGTTCACCGCGACCGAGGAGATGTCCCAGTACATCTGCACCATCCACCCCAACTCGATGGTCGGCAACATCGAAATCGCTGGCGAGGAGCCGAGCCCCAACGCACAGCAGGGCGGCCAACTCCAACAGCCGCCGGGTCCGGGTGCGGCGGAGGGCGACATACCGAAGCTCTCGGTGACGACGAACATGCTCCGAGAGGACGGCGAGCGCCGCGACTCGTGGCTCCACTACGACAAGGGGCTCGGCCAGCGCGGGTTCACGCCCGTCGACCGACTCGACCCCGAGAACGTCGCCAGCCTCGAACAGAAGTACACCATCCCGACCGACAGCGCGGGCATCGAGACGAACCCCATAATCGTCCCGAGCGACCCGCCGGTGATGTACTACACGACGAGCAACCTCTCCATCGTCGCGGCCAACGCCAGAAACGGGAAGAAGTACTGGCAGTTCAAGTACGCGCTCCCGGAGGACGCGGTGGGCCAGACCGGCCGGAACCGGGGCGTGGCGGTCTGGAAGGACAAGGTGTTCTTCGCCACGACCGACACGCATCTAGTGGCGCTCAACCGCTACACCGGCGAGAAGGAGTGGGACACCAACATGCTGACCGAGCGCCAGAAGCGCGAGATGGAGTACCCCAAGCGGATGTCCATCAGCCAAGCGCCCATCGCCTACGACGGCCGGATTCTCGTGGGCATGAGCGGTGACTTCGGGGGCTGGTGCGTCGCCTCCTCGGTCGATGCGGAGTCCGGCGACGTCCGGTGGACGGTCAACATGGCACCGGAGGACGCGTGGGTAGACGAGAGTTGGCGGTTCGCCAGCGCCGCGCCGTGGATGAGTCCCTCCATCG
Protein-coding sequences here:
- a CDS encoding twin-arginine translocation signal domain-containing protein; this translates as MVHGHGERNISDEQRREFLKALGAGGAVAAGGATLGDVRDAIESGTSDELASVGEAIRNDLAGSLDADLLAKGRADLAGAAADLTAVPDRGVPGMNEGPREEFAAVASAARPTYEHLGEVGFFESTTERLPEFAPEYIEDSVRRFVVSDGAATLSDHGFSEQELVDLLATVVGHRERIGERHWVATDQLPREQMEMVEHVPAMTKAAAGGVLLWLEDLDEHIWTNAVLLTDDILADAAWDARAMAAGFDLMADGARRIAEADGTGDEELAGLLSSGFALQTIAQNLLPEDAYWIDEQARAERNNDLEIPN
- a CDS encoding outer membrane protein assembly factor BamB family protein, producing MPADIDPENEEIEPEERPHYIDTGPEARGEDEHVRFMPEYDTEFVFGGGISGWHARQPQRLEGQVNPTLNLEAGNRYRVRWENIDGAPHNFVIQDADGNRLVGTDVYSSEGATANLVFTATEEMSQYICTIHPNSMVGNIEIAGEEPSPNAQQGGQLQQPPGPGAAEGDIPKLSVTTNMLREDGERRDSWLHYDKGLGQRGFTPVDRLDPENVASLEQKYTIPTDSAGIETNPIIVPSDPPVMYYTTSNLSIVAANARNGKKYWQFKYALPEDAVGQTGRNRGVAVWKDKVFFATTDTHLVALNRYTGEKEWDTNMLTERQKREMEYPKRMSISQAPIAYDGRILVGMSGDFGGWCVASSVDAESGDVRWTVNMAPEDAWVDESWRFASAAPWMSPSIDPETNNVFYAVGNPCPMMNGLVRPGPNHHSNSIVAVDLDSGDIEWASQQIPHELWDYDSHATPTVFDIEVDGETRRAVSTDQKAGWTYVYDAETGRLLERTAPWTKQDHEWAEQFLALPPRGEENAATCWPGTIGATEWPPCAYDPDTGMRYIAAVEAAQRVSYDPDWEYTTEGDISLAEGGSRLASEDTTHSAYVQAVDPASGDLAWRTELPDVNPEWSHWRIWPGGTTATAGGVLFVPSSGGHVYALDTETGERIWSAQTDADRITPAPVVWDDPVEQTQYVAVAADDEITVWSSGGFED